Part of the Anomaloglossus baeobatrachus isolate aAnoBae1 chromosome 1, aAnoBae1.hap1, whole genome shotgun sequence genome, AAGCCATTAGTATTGCCGATCTTCTGTCCtttgaccctcctgagccgtgacAGCCCCAAGCCATAGGTATTGCCGGCcttctgtcctgtgaccctcctgagccgtggACACCCCTGTCCTCTGAACCCACAGTGTTGCTAACCCAGCCTCCTGAGCCGCTCTGCCACTACGGTGAGCTATAAGACAAACTAGAATTATAAGaccgaccctcattttaacattaaaaatttatTAGGacaattttccttctctaaatttggggagcgtcttataatcctaggcttatactcgagtcaatgagTCTACCcagtttttgtggtaaaattaggtgcctcggCTTATACTCTGGTCGGCCTATACTCGAATATATACGGCCTATACTCGAATATATACGGTATGTTTTTTTTCTAGAAAATTCGCGGTTTTCTTTCCAGTAATAGAAAATCATTGAGGGAAGGGATTAATACGATGTCCTGGAAAACTTTAGAAATGCCAAAACCCCAGCAAAAGAATTGGAAAATAGTCTTGGAACCTATAGAAATACCGAAGCCTAGCGTAACAAACTGAAGTGAAGAATACGACCATCCGGTGGATGGCAAACCTTAGATATTTTTGATGAGAGGGGTAAATTAGGTGAAAGCTGGCCCTTTTAAGTCTATAGTCTTACAGTCAAGACAGGAATAATGACCCACCCTTGCTCTGGTCCTGAAATCACTCCTCCTAACTTCCCCTTGTTGAAGACGTCTTCCCACACAGACGTCCTCAGGTTTGGAAAGCCCTGATGGGTAACAGGTAGTGTTGAGCGATTAGTTAAcaattcgtacttgctatgctgttagcgaatactgtccgctactcgcatcttCGTTACGTGCatgaagtacggctttcgggttactcgctacttagcgagtatttcccattgacttacattgtgcctgctactcataacgaatatgcgagtagcggacagtactctctAACAGCATAACGAgtgcgaatagttaactactcgctcaacactagtaacaAGGAGACTTGGAGAGTAACCGTCACAGCAGGGGATAGAGGCTATAGCATAGGACAACACACAGGAATGGGGAAGGAGTGGCTCATAGCTACGGAAAGAGGGGCGTAAGTGGTGACCCCCTGACTGcatcctgcagctcaccctcaccctATACAGGTCGCCAACCTGGAATACCTGGGGTCCTGTGTTACCCTGCCAAATGGGCCCTAAAAATGATGGAGGATATAAGTGctaagtcaacaccactaacactaaaggaagacacaaggatatAATACAGGGAAAACACGTCTGCAATCAcaagagccctggtagatagcaaaagacaaatgCGTTAgtctctggagcaacagaagacaaccactccagagctcagccaggaacaaactataaaccgcacgcaaaccaccccagggtgaggttcatAAAGGAAGCCAGatgctggcaactgagaggaaaacctGGCAGCTTCTCAGGGTCATAGAGTCCGCACCTGCAGAAACAGGGAATTGGCAGATAATAATACTTGCTACGGGAAAATGGTGCCAAGCAGtgtcgcgtgcgcagatgagatctcggcttgtcactgAGCAGATAGCTTAATCTGTGCATGCgatgactctgggcgccatttttttgaagccTGAACAGCCGAAAGTTTCTTTATGTTGCCTACCTCAGAACACCTGCAACGAGCATGTGGAACACCCGTCTCACCGCCCGCggcatcaccctactccaccaccgcccctgcctcctgtgaccccgctccaccaccgctgccgcctccccccagtaagacaccactggattataaaacggaccccatttattttacctttctttttctctaaatttggggcgcatcttataaaccgaaaaatatggcaTACATCTAAAAGAGGCTCACCTGAGTGGATATCTGTAGGGATCTCCTCGttactccgctgatcgcccctcacatttctctctggagaattaatattgttcagatctttatccagatccaaaagctgcaaaacaaaatattgtaaaagtccccgggaataatggagataagatccggacatgtgaggtctgtggtcagctgtgatcctgccgtctccaccgctctcattacacaagtataaaacatctaacactggaggagaaaacaagactgaacacaaggaggtcacagccgtctacacctcataggggagatctccatctacctgaggatcctgtggaggaggaggaggacatctctctggggtcgtcctcgtactggagagacctgcaggagacacagacaggacggacatcattattacatacagataattataggccgggtgtattcagtcctgtctattacctggtgatgtgcggggctggggctcctccatcatcacctccttgtaccgctccttgtgtccttctagatactcccactcctccatggagaaatagacggtgacgtcctgacaccttataggaacctgacaacacaatgataccgtcatcacccagaatcctccagtgccgtcctgtataatgtcccagcattcccagcagtgtcacctctccagtcagcagctccagcatcttgttggtgagttctagaatcttctggtcattgatgtcctcatgtatccgggggtgaggtggaggccccgggattgggctcagggttcctccccgtccttcagacacaggggcctgacagtaatcactagaggtcttcactactgtgtaatcctgagtgtggagacattaataatatcactacagacatttccagagtccatcacctccccggtcatatcctctgttatccccatagataatgatgtaatgtgatgacatcagagcctctcacctccccggtcatatcctctgttatccccatagataatgatgtaatgtgatgacatcagaacctctcacccccccggtcatatcctctgttattcccatagataatgatgtaatgtgatgacatcagaacctctcacctccccggtcatatcctctgttattcccatagataatgatgtaatgtgatgacatcagagcctctcacctccccggtcatatcctctgttattcccatagataatgatgtaatgtgatgacatcagaacctctcacctccccagtcatatcctctgttattcccatagataatgatgtaatgtgatgacatcagagcctctcacctccccggtcatatcctctgttattcccatagataatgatgtaatgtgatgacatcagagcctctcacctccccgatcatatcctctgttattcccatagataatgatgtaatgtgatgacatcagagcctctcacctccccggtcatatcctctgttatccccatagataatgatgtaatgtgatgacatcagagcctctcacctccccggtcatatcctctgttatccccatagataatgatgtaatgtgatgacatcagagcctctcacctccccggtcatatcctctgttatccccatagataatgatgtaatgtgatgatatcagaacctctcacctccccggtcatatcctctgttattcccatagataatgatgtaatgtgatgacatcagagcctctcacctccccggtcatatcctctgttatccccatagataatgatgtaatgtgatgacatcagaacctctcacctccccggtcatatcctctgttattcccatagataattatgtaatgtaatgacatcagaacctctcacctccccggtcatatcctctgttattcccatagataattatgtaatgtaatgacatcagaacctctcacctccccggtcatatcctctgttatccccatagataatgatgtaatgtgatgacatcagaacctctcacctctccagtaagatggaacattatctccagggtgaggtgtatgatcctctccgccatcttgcctctttcCTTCAGAGGATTCTTTATTGCAGGAATCTGAATGGAGAAAAGATGAGACGATAAAAACAACATACACTTCATAGTAAACAATATGGAGAAACGTTTACAGCAggagtggggaacctctggccctcGGGCTATATGCGCCCTGCAATGACTTTCTCTGCAGCCCCCAGGCAAATTCCAAGGGACCGCAATGCTGGTAGCCGCGTCTTGCTGGCTGATGGCCCTTTAAATCCCTCACGCAACATTCATTGCTGAACGCTGCAATTCCTACATGCAAGAATCCCCACGATGGCCAGTGGCAGCATGAGGACTGCTTTGTGGGTGGGGCAGAGGCGAGATGCGCTCCCGTCACACAGAAAAGGAGCAACTGCCACAGTCTGTCTgaggtcccagcctcccccagagctCGCTGTGCCTACAGTGCTCTCTGTAACCCTAGTCTCtctcaggtctgtctgtgccccagaGCTCTCTTTTCTGCCAGCCTCCCCAaggtctgtctgtgcctccagctTCCCCCAGGTCTGTGCCTCCAGCTTCCCCCagttctgtgcctccagcctcccccaggtctgtgcccccagcctcccccaggtctgtgcccccagcctcccccaggtctgtctgtggccCCAGCCTCCCCCAAtgcctgtctgtgcccccagcctcccccaggtctgtctgtgcccccagcttcctgtccccccagtgatgtatatacccccagcaatGTTTGTTCCCCCAGcaatgatgtatataccccagtgatGTAAATATCCCACAGCCACGTCTATGCCCCACAGCTTTCCTAGTGATGTATAGTCTTTCCAGCCCAGTGATGTATTtgccctcagtgtctcctgtgatgtctatactCCTcatcctccccagtgatctatatttctcccaaccctcccctgtgatgtatatgccgctatccccttctgtgctgtatatacagcagtcccggcgtctcctttgcgctgtatatacagcagtcccggcgtctcctttgcgctgtatatacagcagtcccggcgtctcctttgcgctgtatatacagcagtcccggcgtctcctttgcgctgtatatacagcagtcccggcgtctcctttgcgctgtatatacagcagtcccggcgtctcctttgcgctgtatatacagcagtcccggcgtctcctttgcgctgtatatacagcagtcccggcgtctcctttgcgctgtatatacagcagtcccggcgtctcctttgcgctgtatatacagcagtcccggcgtctcctttgcgctgtatatacagcagtcccggcgtctcctttgcgctgtatatacagcagtcccggcGTCTCCTTTGCgctgtatttacagcagtcccggCGTCTCCTTTGCgctgtatttacagcagtcccggCGTCTCCTTTGCgctgtatttacagcagtcccggCGTCTCCTTTGCgctgtatttacagcagtcccggCGTCTCCTTTGCgctgtatttacagcagtcccggCGTCTCCTTTGCgctgtatttacagcagtcccggCGTCTCCTTTGCgctgtatttacagcagtcccggCGTCTCCTTTGCGCTGTTTATACAGCAGTCCCGGCGTCTCCTTTgcgctgtatatacagcagtcccggcgtctcctttgcgctgtatatacagcagtcccggcgtctcctttgcgctgtatatacagcagtcccggcGTCTCCTTTGCGCTGTAtaaacagcagtcccagcgtctcctttgcgctgtatatacagcagtcccggcgtctcctttgcgctgtatatacagcagtcccggcgtctcctttgcgctgtatatacagcagtcccggcgtctcctttgcgctgtatatacagcagtcccggcgtctcctttgcgctgtatatacagcagtcccggcgtctcctttgcgctgtatatacagcagtcccggtGTCTCCTTTgcgctgtatatacagcagtcccggcgtctcctttgcgctgtatatacagcagtcccggcgtctcctttgcgctgtatatacagcagtcctggcgtctcctttgcgctgtatatacagcagtcccggcgtctcctttgcgctgtatatacagcagtcccagcgtctcctttgcgctgtatatacagcagtcccaacgtctcctatgtgctgtatatacagcagtcccggcgtctcctttgcgctgtatatacagcagtcccggcgtctcctttgcgctgtatatacagcagtcccagcgtctcctttgcgctgtatatacagcagtcccaatgtctcctatgtgctgtatatacagcagtcccaacgtctcctatgtgctgtatatacagcagtcccaacgtctcctatgtgctgtatatacagcagttccagcgTCTCCcaggtaatgtatatacagcagtcccagtgtctcccaggtgatgtatatacagcagtcccagtgtctcccaggtgatgtatatacagcagttccagcgtctcccaggtgatgtatatacagcagtcctagtgtctcccaggtgatgtatatacagcagttccagcgtctcccaggtgatgtatatacagcagtcccagtgtctcccaggtgatgtatatacagcaatcccagcgtctcctatgtgctgtatatacagcagtcccagcgtctcccaggtgatgtatatacagcagtcacagccaactgaaacctggataggcagttgtgagaagcagcaaGATCAATATCACCTAATATCACAGCCGCACCAGAGAGCAGCTCCAGACACCACAAGGAGTTAATTGATTGACCAATTATAGCAGAGTATATGTCAAGTTGATAATAGTGcgcggcccccggcagaaaaaaaggTTCCCCTCCCCCGCATCACACAGTATCCGGCATTTCTCCCTCTCCCCCGGCTCCTGcctgtaggtggcgctgcactTGCTCTGTGGATAGCACTGGGGGCGCAGGCGCAGTGT contains:
- the LOC142257257 gene encoding gastrula zinc finger protein XlCGF66.1-like, giving the protein MLEQQSGIPAIKNPLKERGKMAERIIHLTLEIMFHLTGEDYTVVKTSSDYCQAPVSEGRGGTLSPIPGPPPHPRIHEDINDQKILELTNKMLELLTGEVPIRCQDVTVYFSMEEWEYLEGHKERYKEVMMEEPQPRTSPGNRQD